A window of the Bacteroidota bacterium genome harbors these coding sequences:
- a CDS encoding TonB-dependent receptor: protein MIVTMRWQYVPMLPAVLVLSIFFVSTGLDMSTASAQTQAFSIAGVVTDRTSGEASIGTAVMIFLDTTSVASPLPVADALKHPIRGAITNKFGFFSLAKVPPGHYFLVIKALGYKRDTRRVTIADQSLRIDIHLDLEVKEKEIVVTGDREPKPTQRISSVDVKPEMLQHLPALSGETDIFRALQLLPGVKQSSEISSGLYVRGGSPDQNLNLLDGVIVYNPSHLAGFMSTFNSDAIQDIHLIKGAFPAEYGGRLSSVLDLTMKEGTKEKISGTAGVSMINSRLTVEGPLGENSTFMLSGRRMYLDLLLALAPKPDPNTITPDYYFYDLNGKINFKLGETDHLFVSGYFGRDVFSAPQDSLVSDIFWGNSTANIRWWHIMSPSLFTNFSAIYTDYVFNADLEDTHVGAPSDNNFKSVSGVRDYMLRGEAQYFPSDEHTMKFGLEATEHRFRADASASIGDFARIDQTPTIFNSIDAALYGQDEWKITPALSSNIGTRLYYFQDGGYFRVEPRVALAYNLTSDVQLTGAFSMGNQFLHLITRNDITLPTDVWFPSTKEIKPEQATQYVLGVQTHLFDNEYFFSVEGYYKSMKNLYEYKDTASFSLDVPLESAFTSGTGEAYGIEFFLNRQIGPFTGWLGYTLSWTSRLFPELNNGLPFYPRYDERHDIQAVFTYRIGETWEFGATWTYSTGQAYTMPTGQYGFSPDPQNSFNYQYGNNTEYSSRNGWRLPAFHKLDLNFTHSFSWFSLPWQVSINIYNAYNQKNVFAEYVERDYSNYNYSNTTVPPYSLHQITLFPIIPTFGLSCKF, encoded by the coding sequence GTGATTGTAACCATGCGATGGCAATATGTTCCGATGCTTCCAGCAGTCCTGGTACTTTCGATCTTTTTCGTCAGTACCGGTCTGGATATGAGCACTGCATCGGCACAAACTCAGGCCTTCTCCATTGCCGGTGTCGTTACCGACCGAACGTCCGGCGAAGCATCCATTGGGACGGCGGTGATGATCTTTCTCGATACGACTTCCGTCGCAAGTCCGCTGCCTGTTGCCGACGCACTAAAACACCCGATCCGTGGAGCAATCACGAACAAGTTCGGATTTTTTTCGCTGGCGAAGGTCCCGCCGGGACATTACTTCCTCGTCATTAAGGCGCTCGGATACAAGCGGGACACCCGCCGTGTCACGATTGCGGACCAATCGCTCCGCATCGATATCCACCTCGATCTGGAAGTGAAAGAAAAGGAGATTGTCGTGACCGGCGACCGAGAGCCAAAGCCGACGCAGCGGATCAGCTCCGTGGATGTTAAGCCGGAGATGCTCCAGCATTTACCCGCGCTCAGTGGTGAGACGGACATCTTTCGCGCACTGCAACTGCTGCCGGGCGTCAAGCAATCGAGCGAGATTTCAAGCGGACTCTATGTACGCGGTGGCTCGCCGGACCAGAATCTCAATTTGCTCGATGGCGTCATCGTTTATAATCCCTCGCATCTGGCCGGGTTCATGAGCACGTTCAATTCGGATGCGATTCAAGACATCCACCTTATCAAAGGCGCATTCCCGGCGGAATATGGCGGACGGCTTTCGAGCGTGCTCGATCTCACGATGAAAGAAGGGACAAAAGAGAAAATCTCGGGCACAGCGGGCGTCAGTATGATCAATTCGCGGCTGACGGTCGAAGGACCACTGGGTGAGAACTCGACGTTCATGCTCTCGGGCCGGCGTATGTATTTGGATCTCTTGCTCGCGCTCGCACCGAAACCCGATCCGAATACCATTACACCGGACTATTATTTTTACGATCTCAACGGTAAAATCAATTTCAAACTTGGCGAGACCGATCATCTGTTCGTCAGCGGGTACTTTGGACGCGATGTGTTCTCGGCACCACAGGATTCGTTAGTCTCCGATATTTTCTGGGGCAACTCTACCGCGAATATCCGCTGGTGGCACATCATGAGCCCATCGCTGTTTACAAACTTCAGCGCGATCTATACCGATTATGTTTTCAACGCCGACTTGGAAGATACGCATGTCGGCGCGCCGAGCGATAATAATTTCAAGTCGGTTTCGGGCGTGCGGGACTACATGCTGCGTGGCGAAGCGCAATACTTCCCGAGCGATGAGCATACGATGAAGTTTGGTCTTGAGGCGACCGAGCACCGATTCCGCGCTGATGCTTCGGCCAGCATCGGCGATTTCGCCCGGATCGATCAGACGCCGACGATCTTCAATTCAATTGATGCCGCCCTTTATGGGCAGGACGAATGGAAGATCACGCCCGCACTCTCGAGCAACATTGGCACGCGACTTTACTATTTTCAGGATGGCGGATACTTCCGCGTCGAGCCGCGTGTGGCGCTGGCATATAACCTGACTTCAGACGTACAACTGACCGGCGCGTTCTCCATGGGCAATCAGTTTTTACATCTGATTACCCGCAACGATATCACGCTGCCAACTGACGTGTGGTTTCCTTCGACGAAAGAAATTAAACCAGAGCAAGCAACGCAATACGTGCTTGGCGTGCAAACCCATCTGTTCGATAACGAGTATTTCTTTTCGGTCGAAGGATACTACAAGTCGATGAAAAACTTGTACGAGTATAAGGATACGGCATCGTTCTCGCTCGATGTACCACTCGAGTCCGCGTTCACCAGTGGAACCGGCGAAGCGTATGGCATCGAGTTCTTCCTCAACCGACAGATCGGACCCTTTACGGGTTGGCTCGGATATACGCTCTCCTGGACGTCGCGGCTATTTCCAGAACTCAACAATGGCCTTCCCTTTTATCCGCGCTATGATGAGCGGCACGATATTCAGGCCGTTTTCACGTATCGCATTGGCGAGACCTGGGAGTTCGGCGCGACGTGGACCTACTCGACCGGGCAGGCCTACACGATGCCAACGGGACAATACGGGTTTAGTCCCGATCCGCAAAACTCATTCAATTATCAATACGGGAATAACACCGAATATTCTTCGCGCAACGGCTGGAGACTTCCGGCCTTTCACAAACTCGATTTGAACTTCACGCATTCATTCTCGTGGTTCTCGTTGCCGTGGCAAGTGTCGATCAATATATATAATGCGTACAATCAAAAGAATGTCTTTGCCGAGTACGTCGAGCGTGATTACAGCAATTACAATTACAGCAACACGACTGTGCCGCCATATTCGCTGCACCAGATCACACTCTTTCCGATCATTCCGACATTTGGGCTAAGCTGCAAATTCTAA
- a CDS encoding DUF4249 family protein, with protein sequence MLLILSGCLSVTESTFTPQIVVQGFLYANEPVDSIVVRRTIAVRESSGDDRVSGARVTLANGDSTYPLIEAAGPVHGRYISNVPIVIQPGKTYRLRVEALGQVATSETTVPDAIRLDSVTFRGQRLSLTDVDSIIYPGTVDIDSLTSPGIHLFWSASPNSAGYGTEALSLDTSDRILGRASLNSDTLAQARYRFFILSTDEQVVWQQYMYFGPNVIRALALDRNFEEYVLGLYLARSQFNNNTLHITGGLGIFGSAARASKMVYLK encoded by the coding sequence ATGTTACTCATTCTGTCCGGTTGCTTGTCGGTGACAGAATCGACGTTCACGCCACAAATCGTGGTGCAGGGATTTCTGTATGCGAATGAACCGGTGGATTCTATTGTGGTTCGCCGAACTATCGCTGTCAGGGAATCGAGCGGGGATGATCGCGTGAGCGGCGCGCGAGTCACGCTCGCTAACGGAGACAGCACCTATCCGCTTATCGAAGCCGCTGGCCCTGTCCACGGTCGCTATATCTCTAATGTACCGATCGTGATTCAGCCCGGGAAAACTTACCGGCTCCGCGTTGAGGCGCTCGGACAAGTCGCGACGTCAGAGACAACGGTACCGGATGCGATCCGACTCGATTCGGTAACATTCCGCGGGCAACGACTCTCACTCACCGATGTTGATTCGATTATTTACCCGGGAACAGTCGATATAGACAGTCTAACAAGTCCTGGGATTCATCTCTTTTGGTCGGCAAGTCCCAACTCAGCCGGCTATGGGACCGAAGCACTCTCGCTCGATACATCGGATCGCATTCTCGGTCGCGCCTCGCTGAACAGCGACACACTTGCACAGGCCCGGTACCGCTTTTTTATTCTTTCAACGGATGAGCAAGTCGTCTGGCAGCAGTATATGTATTTTGGGCCAAACGTGATCCGGGCGCTTGCGCTCGATAGAAATTTCGAAGAATATGTCCTTGGACTCTACCTTGCTCGCTCGCAATTCAATAACAACACATTGCACATTACTGGCGGCCTTGGGATTTTCGGAAGCGCAGCACGGGCTTCGAAAATGGTCTATCTAAAGTAA
- a CDS encoding T9SS type A sorting domain-containing protein, whose protein sequence is MFFPKAFRVSAVLLFSVFLFLAAYSVNQVIATSSGVIGQSRIGCSGLGCHGAVSSATIVKIWTDSSSIVVGQTYIFHFSVANPSERGGGCDISVDNGAKLATSGTGLQLYSNELTHYSPRTFSGDSAVWTFKYTPTKTGTAHIYGAGNAVNLNGNADANDHSNITIFTLTVQAPAGPHAVLPTVLRDTVRVGDTVTNTVWLHNTGTAPLMINHYGLKFGAMYSLLDTSARTIAVGDSAPIRLEFHPQSRATYADSLRIYSNDALGVTEMSLAGIGTAGKLQFDATLIQFWQVPLSAFSIQHGLIKNVGNGPLTIASITVASPSGAFKFVGLGESRDFPTTLSSVGLGNATADTFSFSPVSLSPDTAIVTFHFFETAIARDTTIMLIGSGKPQAAVAVPTTPIAELLISPNPSNGECVVRTTADLGESAIEVLDFAGHSVFSESIHLNGAVPLDLSVLPNGAYIVRIRSTTGAVSVRRIVIER, encoded by the coding sequence ATGTTTTTTCCAAAAGCTTTCCGCGTCTCGGCGGTACTTCTATTTTCGGTCTTTCTTTTCCTTGCGGCATATTCCGTGAATCAGGTCATCGCGACCTCCTCGGGAGTCATTGGTCAATCACGCATTGGTTGCAGCGGCCTGGGGTGTCATGGCGCGGTATCGAGCGCAACCATCGTGAAAATCTGGACGGACTCCAGCTCGATTGTCGTCGGTCAGACCTATATATTTCATTTTTCGGTCGCAAATCCATCCGAGCGTGGCGGAGGATGCGATATTTCGGTCGATAATGGCGCAAAGCTCGCAACCTCCGGCACCGGGTTGCAACTCTATAGTAACGAGTTGACACACTACTCGCCCCGGACGTTCAGCGGCGACTCGGCGGTCTGGACCTTCAAATATACGCCGACGAAAACGGGTACAGCGCACATTTATGGCGCCGGTAATGCCGTGAACCTGAATGGGAATGCGGATGCTAACGATCATTCCAACATCACGATCTTTACTCTGACGGTGCAAGCTCCCGCGGGGCCACATGCTGTATTGCCAACGGTCCTTCGCGATACGGTCAGGGTCGGCGACACGGTCACCAATACGGTTTGGCTGCATAACACGGGTACGGCTCCATTGATGATCAATCACTACGGACTCAAATTCGGGGCGATGTACTCCTTGCTCGATACATCCGCGCGAACGATCGCGGTTGGCGATAGTGCTCCGATTCGTCTGGAGTTTCATCCGCAAAGCCGGGCTACGTATGCGGATTCGCTTCGTATCTATAGCAACGACGCGTTAGGCGTGACCGAAATGTCATTGGCTGGCATCGGCACGGCAGGAAAGCTGCAGTTCGATGCTACCCTAATTCAATTCTGGCAGGTTCCACTGTCAGCGTTTAGTATCCAGCACGGTCTCATCAAGAATGTTGGCAACGGGCCGCTTACAATTGCGAGCATCACTGTTGCATCACCGAGCGGCGCGTTCAAATTTGTGGGACTCGGTGAATCTCGCGACTTTCCCACTACGCTCTCATCTGTTGGATTGGGGAATGCCACTGCGGACACATTCAGCTTTTCACCAGTATCGCTTTCTCCGGATACCGCGATTGTCACATTTCACTTTTTTGAAACCGCTATCGCGCGAGATACGACGATCATGCTGATCGGGAGCGGCAAACCGCAAGCTGCGGTCGCTGTTCCAACGACACCCATCGCGGAGTTACTGATCTCGCCCAATCCCTCAAATGGAGAGTGTGTCGTTCGAACAACTGCGGATTTGGGTGAGTCTGCGATCGAAGTTCTTGACTTCGCGGGGCATAGTGTATTCAGTGAATCCATTCACTTGAATGGGGCGGTTCCTCTGGATCTTTCCGTCCTCCCGAATGGGGCCTACATCGTTCGGATTCGTTCGACAACCGGCGCAGTTTCCGTTCGGCGAATAGTAATTGAACGGTAG
- a CDS encoding glycosyltransferase family 39 protein encodes MRASKHILPKPAPALTGGTPWLLGIALLAGAFVRLWMLGAHSLLIDEAFVAVGARDILRNHTPMWDAISNAPFVWSVGQLLGLRGLADPTLLRLPAAIAGVATIIPLYFLTRRMFGARVASASAILYALHPFAVAFSRVLFSDPFQVFFILCGWLAFDRILFSKTSGWPGIRNMSIVALIWALAFLAKYNAVVPGALWLLAGVLAGRYRVGPAVACLAAMALGAIATLAIWPYDAPIWLSAFLEKGGSYNVTLSAFYFESKLHLVLFGASEVILFAAIAIALRAREMRAQSLGHSALFILGYLVTVIFLGRTFERYLLVCVPLGCMLLAGLSAYAIQELIAAKRRWLRAGIALVLGASIGIFLMGAYKSYRSYWTYLKNDTDASAIARTVTDLEHDGRHGYWLIPEPIGAYYLGFSQYYSRAAGIDAQDSLADFNHFEFSAQPYSGERTPYSVLEVRRLARQWGVGRLASMPGAFIRAAMAWRDTVEAPRIGSMDYFTSTALHSRDILIMQCGLRDVQGEPILEPIDTQQLPPSFTRLPLDRFQVYRTFRPEGLSLTADTTMDSVRAGSWILLRK; translated from the coding sequence ATGCGCGCTTCTAAGCACATCTTGCCAAAACCGGCCCCCGCTCTGACGGGAGGAACGCCCTGGCTGCTTGGAATCGCGCTCTTGGCAGGTGCCTTCGTGCGGCTTTGGATGTTGGGTGCACACTCGCTACTGATCGACGAGGCGTTTGTTGCCGTCGGCGCGCGGGACATACTGCGAAATCACACGCCGATGTGGGATGCGATTTCAAATGCACCGTTCGTCTGGAGCGTCGGCCAACTGCTTGGCCTGAGAGGTCTTGCCGATCCGACGCTCCTCCGGTTACCAGCCGCGATCGCCGGAGTGGCGACGATCATTCCGTTGTATTTTCTCACACGCCGAATGTTTGGCGCACGTGTCGCATCGGCCAGCGCGATCCTGTATGCTCTGCATCCGTTCGCAGTGGCTTTTAGCCGCGTTCTCTTCTCCGATCCGTTCCAAGTATTCTTTATTCTTTGCGGATGGCTGGCATTTGATCGGATCCTGTTCTCGAAAACCTCGGGTTGGCCTGGAATCCGGAACATGAGCATTGTGGCACTGATCTGGGCACTCGCATTCCTGGCTAAGTACAATGCGGTGGTCCCTGGCGCCCTTTGGCTCCTGGCGGGAGTTCTCGCGGGACGATACCGGGTTGGGCCGGCGGTCGCCTGCCTCGCGGCAATGGCGCTTGGGGCAATTGCCACACTCGCAATTTGGCCGTATGATGCCCCAATCTGGCTTTCCGCGTTTCTCGAAAAAGGGGGCAGTTATAATGTCACGCTCTCGGCGTTCTACTTCGAGTCGAAATTGCATCTTGTATTGTTCGGAGCGAGCGAGGTGATACTCTTCGCAGCCATCGCAATTGCGCTGCGAGCGAGGGAAATGCGCGCGCAGTCGCTCGGTCATAGCGCTCTCTTTATCTTGGGTTATCTCGTCACTGTGATCTTTCTTGGACGAACATTTGAACGCTACTTACTTGTCTGTGTCCCACTCGGGTGCATGCTCCTGGCAGGACTCTCGGCTTACGCCATTCAAGAGCTGATTGCCGCAAAGCGCCGGTGGCTCCGGGCAGGGATTGCGCTTGTGTTGGGAGCGAGTATAGGAATATTCCTGATGGGAGCATACAAGTCCTACCGGTCGTACTGGACTTACCTGAAAAACGATACCGACGCTTCCGCGATCGCGAGAACTGTGACCGATCTCGAACATGACGGCCGCCATGGCTACTGGCTCATTCCAGAGCCGATTGGCGCATATTATTTGGGCTTCTCGCAGTATTACTCGCGTGCCGCCGGTATCGATGCTCAGGACTCACTTGCGGACTTCAACCATTTCGAGTTCTCCGCACAGCCTTACTCCGGCGAGCGAACTCCCTACAGCGTATTGGAGGTTCGAAGGCTGGCGCGCCAATGGGGTGTTGGCCGTCTCGCATCGATGCCCGGTGCATTTATTCGCGCCGCCATGGCGTGGCGTGACACTGTTGAAGCCCCACGAATTGGTTCGATGGACTACTTCACCAGCACAGCGCTGCACAGCAGAGATATTCTCATCATGCAATGCGGCTTGCGTGACGTGCAAGGTGAACCCATCCTCGAGCCGATTGACACGCAACAACTTCCACCCTCGTTTACGCGGCTTCCACTCGACCGCTTCCAAGTCTATCGGACCTTCCGGCCCGAGGGGCTATCTCTTACCGCCGATACTACGATGGATTCAGTCCGGGCAGGCTCCTGGATTCTTTTGCGCAAATGA
- a CDS encoding TonB-dependent receptor: protein MQTTLRAQSSATLQGSVRDSTTGEALAGARIELRSLHTGAIADTAGNYHIDNLPSGVLGVEVHLLGYAVEARTITLVAGERRVLNFRLRTQNVQGKEVIVQGEKEREAERTSVSRIMLTPQIISSVPAIGGESDLFRVLQLLPGVKALSEVSSGLYIRGGAPDQNLILLDHNVVYNPSHLFGFFSTFNTDAIKDVDLIKGGYPPEYGGRLTGVLNVTTREGDRNALHGKTSISLISARQTLEFPLLNGSALISGRRTYVDAFLNLTHADKLFSDSIQLPRYYFYDLNAKIDQDLGPKDRLSISGYLGADHLHVPSNGVVDITLTWGNQLASADWTHIFSPTLFARTFAGYSAYSSQSLGNLTSSPFEFDNGIQEFSISEDLDWRLNNQHDIRMGASVSRFQFTFFNTLGTTNKPLNDTGGVPNYLAAYAQDEWKPNDKITATGGMRAEWLDVASAITIDPRLTIAYQLSPLWTLKASTGMYHQFLHLVTAGEFTFFDLWVPGTSPLPPSQSTQYILGISGYPVPDVIGDAYFASCELYYKRLKNIVEYDETKFLTNDITQLFPRGTGEAYGLELLFRKQVGDLNGWIGYTLSWVTEQIPQLNNGQAFYPKYDQRHDIQLVLNYKLSDRWQIGATWSYATGQAYTSVLGYYHVGFDETGYEGNLDIPGMMGALRLPDYHRADASLTYSFSFFGKPAKASLDVFNLYSHRNVWFRVVDTQKQPPEISDVLLLPIIPTLGMEVSY from the coding sequence ATGCAGACAACTCTCCGCGCTCAGTCATCGGCAACGCTTCAGGGCAGCGTTCGCGATTCCACCACAGGCGAGGCACTGGCAGGCGCTCGCATCGAGCTTCGATCGCTCCATACGGGAGCGATTGCCGACACGGCAGGCAATTATCACATCGATAATTTGCCATCGGGAGTACTGGGCGTCGAAGTGCACCTGCTCGGGTATGCAGTCGAAGCACGAACAATCACGCTCGTGGCTGGTGAACGGCGCGTCCTGAACTTCCGGCTGCGAACCCAAAACGTGCAAGGCAAAGAAGTGATCGTGCAAGGCGAGAAGGAGCGAGAGGCCGAGCGGACGAGCGTAAGCCGGATTATGCTCACTCCGCAGATCATCTCCAGTGTACCGGCCATCGGCGGCGAGAGCGATCTATTTCGGGTGCTCCAGCTGCTGCCCGGAGTCAAGGCCCTCAGCGAAGTCTCGAGTGGACTCTACATCCGCGGGGGTGCGCCCGACCAAAACTTAATCCTGCTCGATCATAATGTCGTGTATAATCCCTCACACTTATTCGGATTCTTTAGCACATTCAATACCGATGCAATTAAGGATGTCGATCTGATAAAGGGCGGATACCCACCGGAATACGGTGGAAGACTCACCGGCGTCCTCAATGTGACGACACGCGAAGGAGATCGCAATGCGCTGCATGGGAAGACCTCGATCAGTCTGATCAGCGCTCGGCAAACGCTTGAGTTTCCTCTCTTGAATGGATCGGCGCTTATCAGCGGACGGCGCACCTACGTCGATGCGTTTTTGAATCTCACGCACGCCGATAAGCTCTTCAGTGATTCGATCCAGCTTCCGCGCTATTATTTTTATGATCTGAATGCGAAAATCGATCAGGATTTGGGCCCAAAGGACCGGCTGAGTATCTCCGGGTACCTGGGTGCCGATCATTTACACGTGCCATCTAATGGTGTTGTCGATATTACGCTCACATGGGGTAACCAACTCGCCAGCGCCGACTGGACACACATCTTTTCGCCGACGCTATTTGCCCGGACCTTTGCTGGCTACTCCGCATACTCTTCGCAATCACTTGGCAATCTGACCTCCAGTCCGTTCGAGTTCGACAATGGCATTCAAGAGTTTTCCATTTCGGAAGACTTGGATTGGCGGCTAAATAATCAGCACGATATCCGCATGGGCGCCAGTGTGTCACGATTTCAGTTTACATTCTTCAATACGCTTGGGACGACCAACAAGCCGCTCAATGATACTGGCGGCGTCCCTAATTATCTTGCGGCATACGCGCAGGATGAGTGGAAACCGAATGACAAGATTACGGCGACCGGTGGAATGCGAGCTGAGTGGCTCGATGTCGCCAGCGCAATCACGATCGATCCACGATTGACGATCGCGTATCAGTTAAGTCCTCTCTGGACGCTGAAGGCTTCGACTGGAATGTACCATCAGTTTCTGCATCTGGTAACTGCAGGCGAATTTACCTTTTTCGATCTTTGGGTGCCGGGTACTTCGCCGCTGCCTCCGAGCCAGAGCACGCAATACATCCTGGGAATCAGCGGATATCCAGTCCCGGATGTTATAGGCGATGCATATTTCGCTTCGTGCGAGTTGTACTACAAACGACTCAAGAACATCGTGGAATATGACGAGACGAAATTTCTGACCAACGACATCACGCAACTTTTCCCGCGCGGCACCGGCGAAGCATACGGACTGGAATTGCTCTTCCGCAAGCAAGTCGGCGACCTCAATGGCTGGATCGGATACACACTCTCCTGGGTCACCGAACAGATCCCGCAACTCAACAATGGACAAGCGTTTTATCCGAAGTACGATCAGCGGCACGATATTCAGCTCGTCCTTAACTATAAACTCTCCGACCGCTGGCAAATCGGCGCTACGTGGAGCTACGCAACCGGGCAGGCATATACATCCGTGCTGGGTTATTATCACGTAGGATTCGACGAGACGGGGTATGAAGGCAATCTCGATATTCCGGGTATGATGGGCGCCCTGCGATTGCCGGACTATCACCGCGCAGATGCCAGCCTAACATATTCCTTTTCATTCTTTGGCAAACCTGCCAAGGCTTCGCTTGATGTCTTTAATCTCTACAGCCACCGGAACGTGTGGTTCCGCGTCGTCGATACGCAGAAACAGCCACCCGAAATCTCGGATGTATTGCTGCTACCGATTATTCCGACGCTTGGAATGGAGGTCAGTTACTAA
- a CDS encoding YbhB/YbcL family Raf kinase inhibitor-like protein, whose protein sequence is MILKSTLFLILILSGACKMNSQQRSYADTSATMVMAQTMTMTSNAFKNDESIPQRYSCQGDNLSPALSWGNTPNGTNSYALVCEDPDAPHGTFIHWVVYNIPAGEHGLGENIPKKNVLPNGTRQGKNGAGQTGYSGPCPPAGKAHRYYFRLYALDSHINIAGDVTRDKLMSAIEGHVLGEGEIMGTYQRQ, encoded by the coding sequence ATGATACTGAAGTCAACCTTATTCCTAATACTCATCCTTAGCGGAGCGTGCAAAATGAACTCGCAGCAGCGATCCTACGCCGACACATCGGCGACTATGGTGATGGCGCAGACCATGACGATGACATCGAATGCCTTCAAGAACGACGAGAGTATTCCACAGCGATACTCCTGTCAGGGCGATAATCTTTCACCGGCTCTTTCATGGGGCAACACCCCGAACGGCACCAACAGCTACGCACTCGTGTGCGAAGATCCCGATGCGCCACACGGGACATTCATTCACTGGGTCGTCTACAACATTCCGGCTGGCGAGCACGGACTTGGTGAGAATATTCCGAAAAAAAATGTCCTTCCGAATGGCACGCGGCAAGGCAAGAACGGTGCCGGACAGACCGGCTATTCAGGACCATGCCCACCGGCAGGCAAAGCGCACAGATATTACTTCCGATTGTATGCGCTCGATAGCCATATCAACATTGCCGGTGATGTTACTCGCGATAAGCTTATGAGTGCGATCGAAGGCCACGTTCTTGGTGAAGGGGAGATCATGGGGACTTACCAGCGGCAGTAA